One window from the genome of Henriciella litoralis encodes:
- a CDS encoding spinster family MFS transporter — protein MALAPTSTVSGPDPNEGFGSKGFRAYILGSLLLVYIFNFIDRAILAILNDPIKESLNLEDWHMGLLGGLAFALLYVTLGIPIARVAERVSRKWIIITSLVLWSVMTVLCGMATSFIMLFILRIGVGIGEAGCTPPAQSLIADYFKPSSRATAVSIYALGVPLGAMIAGLAGGPINDYVTGSNVYGVLQSWGLTSIANMIDWQSLEGWRIAFFAVGLPGIIFAIILAVTMKDPPRGYTDPPQAVKPKAANFGEVLSILKSKPTFIHVVIGAGIASFAGYGIGHFVPAYFIRIHELTLTQAAVYYSLILGLCGATGVFLSGYLADKLARRIPKALSWLPAIGMTASVPLYVFGFMQDTLWLTMPPLMLAALLHYFYLGPMYAVVGGVVDSRMRATSVAIALFFVNLIGLAFGPTAAGATSSFIKGRILSIGNDDLSIKVCKGASNLSEAAAQACAQADASGLQLAIVIFACLYVWASVHYLVAGKTLRRDMIALPS, from the coding sequence ATGGCACTCGCGCCGACGAGCACAGTTTCAGGGCCAGATCCAAATGAGGGCTTCGGCAGCAAAGGCTTCCGCGCCTACATTCTCGGCTCCCTGCTTCTGGTCTACATTTTCAACTTTATCGACCGTGCCATTCTCGCCATCCTCAACGATCCAATCAAGGAATCGCTGAACCTCGAAGACTGGCATATGGGCCTGCTCGGCGGCCTGGCTTTCGCGCTGCTTTACGTCACACTCGGCATCCCGATTGCGCGGGTGGCCGAACGGGTTAGCCGCAAATGGATCATCATTACCTCCCTCGTCCTGTGGAGCGTGATGACCGTGCTTTGCGGCATGGCAACAAGCTTCATCATGCTGTTCATCCTGCGCATCGGCGTGGGTATTGGCGAAGCGGGTTGTACACCGCCAGCCCAGTCCCTCATTGCTGACTATTTCAAGCCGTCCAGCCGCGCGACCGCCGTCTCGATCTACGCGCTCGGCGTCCCGCTTGGGGCGATGATCGCGGGTCTCGCCGGCGGCCCCATCAATGACTACGTCACCGGCTCCAACGTCTATGGCGTGCTTCAGTCCTGGGGTCTGACGTCGATCGCAAACATGATCGACTGGCAATCGCTCGAAGGATGGAGAATCGCTTTCTTCGCGGTCGGCTTACCTGGCATTATTTTCGCGATCATACTTGCCGTTACCATGAAAGATCCGCCGCGCGGCTACACCGATCCGCCACAAGCTGTGAAGCCGAAAGCAGCGAACTTCGGTGAAGTTCTTTCCATACTGAAGAGCAAGCCGACCTTCATTCACGTCGTCATCGGCGCAGGCATTGCCTCATTTGCCGGCTATGGCATCGGCCATTTTGTCCCGGCTTACTTTATCCGCATCCATGAACTCACCCTGACGCAGGCTGCGGTCTATTACAGCCTGATCCTCGGGCTTTGTGGCGCGACTGGCGTCTTCCTGTCTGGCTATCTCGCCGACAAGCTGGCCAGGCGCATCCCGAAGGCCCTGTCCTGGTTGCCCGCCATCGGCATGACGGCGTCTGTGCCGCTCTATGTGTTTGGCTTCATGCAGGACACGCTGTGGCTCACCATGCCGCCGCTGATGCTGGCCGCCCTGCTGCACTACTTCTACCTCGGCCCGATGTACGCCGTGGTTGGCGGTGTCGTAGACAGCCGTATGCGGGCAACGTCCGTCGCCATTGCGCTCTTCTTCGTGAATTTGATTGGCCTTGCTTTCGGCCCGACCGCCGCTGGCGCGACGTCGAGCTTCATCAAGGGACGCATTCTCAGCATCGGTAATGACGATCTCTCGATCAAGGTGTGTAAGGGCGCCAGCAACTTGTCAGAGGCCGCCGCGCAAGCTTGCGCGCAGGCGGATGCATCTGGTCTTCAATTGGCCATTGTGATCTTTGCCTGCCTCTATGTCTGGGCATCGGTGCACTATCTCGTCGCAGGCAAGACGCTTCGTCGTGACATGATTGCTCTACCGTCCTAA
- a CDS encoding alpha/beta fold hydrolase, whose amino-acid sequence MTFSLNRRQTLYGLGASSLLLSACANTPPTSGEPDLRMIRVNGIDMRIAEMGEGPLVILVHGWPESWYSWRHQIRALAAAGYHVVAPDMRGYGATDAPQDIAAYDIHHLAADIVGIIDEMGEDKAHLVGHDWGAIVSWNAVLLHPDRFRSLAALSVPYGGRGPVSPIAAMKKGYGENFFYILYFQEPGIAEAEFDANPRAILKRLYRSPDTPTLPPEITDPRMAAGGWIGRLGDVKQSPEWLSPSDLDYYVAQFERSGFRGGINYYRNFHRNWETTPELTGATIDIPVMFLAGEDDSVIRGRSAEQLKASMEETCTDLREVTLLPDTGHWVQQEEASRVSAELRAFLGEV is encoded by the coding sequence ATGACCTTCTCACTCAACCGCCGCCAGACCCTTTATGGCCTCGGCGCCAGCAGCCTTCTACTCAGCGCCTGTGCGAACACGCCACCAACATCTGGCGAACCGGATTTGCGCATGATCCGCGTGAATGGCATCGACATGCGGATTGCTGAGATGGGCGAAGGCCCGCTCGTTATTCTGGTTCATGGCTGGCCTGAGAGCTGGTATTCGTGGCGTCACCAGATCCGGGCGCTGGCCGCGGCAGGCTATCACGTCGTCGCACCGGACATGCGCGGCTACGGCGCAACCGACGCGCCACAAGACATCGCCGCCTATGACATCCATCACCTCGCCGCCGATATTGTAGGCATCATCGACGAGATGGGCGAGGATAAGGCCCATCTGGTTGGTCATGACTGGGGCGCCATCGTTTCCTGGAACGCCGTCCTATTGCATCCAGACCGCTTCCGTTCGCTCGCCGCCCTGTCCGTCCCTTACGGTGGCCGCGGCCCGGTCTCGCCCATCGCCGCAATGAAGAAAGGCTATGGCGAGAACTTCTTCTACATCCTCTATTTTCAAGAGCCGGGCATTGCCGAAGCCGAGTTCGACGCGAACCCCCGCGCCATCCTCAAACGCCTCTATCGCTCACCCGATACACCCACGCTGCCGCCAGAGATCACCGATCCGCGCATGGCCGCCGGTGGCTGGATCGGCCGGCTGGGCGACGTGAAACAAAGCCCTGAATGGCTGTCGCCGTCCGATCTCGATTACTATGTCGCGCAGTTCGAGCGCTCAGGCTTTCGCGGCGGGATCAACTATTACCGCAACTTCCATCGCAACTGGGAAACAACGCCGGAACTGACCGGCGCAACGATCGACATCCCGGTCATGTTTCTGGCTGGCGAGGATGACAGCGTAATCCGGGGGCGCTCAGCTGAGCAGTTGAAGGCCAGTATGGAAGAGACCTGCACAGATTTGCGCGAGGTTACGCTCCTCCCCGACACTGGTCACTGGGTCCAGCAGGAAGAGGCGAGCCGTGTAAGCGCGGAGCTTCGGGCCTTTCTGGGTGAGGTCTGA
- a CDS encoding glutathione S-transferase family protein — MGLLNNGIWQDKWYDTSSTGGAFKRSESQFRNWITADGSAGPSGDAGFKAEPGRYHLYVAYACPWAHRALIMRSLKGLEDMIDVSYTHWFMGENGWTFANDPDGIVGDKLFGSKFLYEVYLRADPHYTGRVTVPTLWDTKTGTIVNNESSEILRMFNSAFDDCGAKEGDYYPEAQRDRIDEINDRVYNTVNNGVYKAGFATAQDKYEEAVYPLFESLDWLDGLLADSRFLTGDTPTEADWRLWTTLYRFDLVYHGHFKCNIRRIADYENLWPYARDLYQWPGISDTVNAMHAKRHYYESHDMVNPTRIYPAGPDMNWDAPHNRG, encoded by the coding sequence ATGGGCCTACTCAATAACGGCATCTGGCAAGATAAATGGTATGATACGAGTTCGACGGGCGGCGCCTTCAAACGCTCCGAAAGCCAGTTCCGTAACTGGATTACCGCTGACGGGAGCGCTGGTCCCAGTGGAGATGCCGGCTTCAAGGCTGAACCTGGGCGCTATCATCTCTACGTCGCCTATGCCTGCCCATGGGCGCATCGCGCGCTGATCATGCGCTCGCTCAAGGGCCTGGAAGACATGATCGATGTCTCCTACACGCACTGGTTCATGGGCGAGAATGGCTGGACCTTCGCTAACGATCCTGACGGCATTGTGGGTGACAAGCTATTCGGATCGAAGTTCCTGTACGAAGTCTATCTGCGGGCCGATCCGCATTATACCGGCCGGGTCACTGTTCCAACGCTGTGGGATACAAAGACCGGCACCATCGTGAATAATGAGTCCTCGGAAATTCTCCGCATGTTCAATTCGGCCTTCGACGACTGCGGCGCCAAAGAAGGCGACTACTATCCCGAAGCCCAGCGTGATCGCATCGACGAGATTAATGATCGCGTCTACAACACTGTGAACAATGGAGTTTACAAGGCAGGCTTCGCGACCGCGCAGGACAAGTATGAGGAGGCGGTCTACCCGCTCTTCGAATCGCTCGACTGGCTCGACGGGCTTCTGGCAGACTCGCGGTTTCTGACGGGCGACACGCCGACCGAGGCAGACTGGCGGCTCTGGACGACGCTCTACCGGTTCGATCTGGTTTATCACGGCCACTTCAAGTGCAACATCCGGCGCATCGCCGACTATGAAAATCTCTGGCCCTATGCCCGCGATCTTTATCAGTGGCCGGGCATCTCGGACACCGTGAACGCGATGCACGCCAAACGCCATTATTATGAAAGCCACGATATGGTGAACCCGACCCGGATTTATCCGGCTGGGCCAGATATGAACTGGGACGCCCCTCACAATCGGGGATAG
- a CDS encoding cyclase family protein, which translates to MKWLIGIAAAAAVATPALAQDDESWHPSKYGADDRLGAVANLSPQKTAEAAKLIVEGKTYSLGMVTGRDTPAYGPREYDVTVLQLSDGSGAPLGENKAVGNDDIVDVWVGIGSQIDGLGHMGIDHEYYNGVPVAEFVTPAGLTQFGTHLLPPIATRGVLLDMTKSLDADPVPDGTAFNKAEIEAAAKLAGVTIEKGDVVLFHTGYMAATADSETLTQTEPGIGVEGAQYLADLGVVAIGADTWAVEAIPFENEARPFDVHLTLLAKNGVYILENMVTADLAADDVTEFFFSLGVPKLEGTVQAIINPVAIR; encoded by the coding sequence ATGAAATGGCTCATTGGAATCGCCGCTGCGGCAGCAGTGGCTACGCCCGCCCTGGCACAAGATGACGAAAGCTGGCACCCGTCAAAATATGGCGCGGACGACCGGCTTGGCGCGGTCGCTAATCTGTCGCCGCAGAAGACCGCCGAAGCGGCAAAATTGATTGTTGAAGGCAAGACCTATTCGCTCGGCATGGTGACTGGCCGCGATACGCCCGCCTATGGCCCTCGCGAATATGACGTGACGGTGCTGCAGCTTTCGGATGGCTCTGGCGCGCCGCTGGGCGAGAACAAGGCAGTCGGCAATGACGACATCGTCGACGTCTGGGTCGGCATCGGCAGCCAGATCGACGGTCTCGGCCATATGGGCATCGATCATGAATACTATAATGGCGTGCCTGTCGCCGAATTCGTGACACCAGCGGGCCTCACACAGTTTGGGACCCACCTCCTGCCACCAATCGCTACGCGCGGTGTCCTGCTCGACATGACCAAGTCGCTCGACGCAGATCCTGTCCCGGATGGAACGGCCTTCAACAAGGCTGAAATCGAGGCTGCGGCCAAGCTCGCCGGCGTCACCATCGAAAAGGGCGATGTCGTCCTGTTTCACACCGGCTACATGGCCGCGACCGCTGATAGCGAAACCCTCACCCAGACAGAGCCCGGCATCGGCGTTGAAGGCGCACAATACCTCGCAGACCTCGGCGTCGTCGCGATCGGCGCTGACACCTGGGCCGTTGAAGCCATCCCGTTCGAGAATGAGGCGCGGCCCTTCGATGTTCACCTGACACTACTGGCCAAGAACGGCGTCTACATCCTTGAAAACATGGTGACAGCAGACCTCGCCGCCGATGACGTAACGGAATTTTTCTTCTCCCTGGGTGTTCCCAAGCTGGAGGGAACGGTCCAAGCCATCATCAATCCCGTTGCGATTCGCTGA
- a CDS encoding TauD/TfdA dioxygenase family protein, whose protein sequence is MTVHVKSHQFARFEARPLTPRIGAELHGIDLSQSLDGAAVDEIRSALLTYKVIFFRDQSITRSQHIDFASKFGDLEIHPATPKDQEDREVLRIAHNAQNKGQENFWHSDVTWRPEPSLGSILRAIDLPEVGGDTLFSDMVAAYEGLSEKMQDFCCGLTAVHDIARVFARRLGKDPKELHDKFPPQEHPVIRTHPETGERLIYVNTAFTSHIKGLSKTESDWLLQHLYAQASLPEFQCRFRWAPGSIAFWDNRACQHYAASDYYPAVRVMERVTIAGDRPYFDA, encoded by the coding sequence ATGACCGTTCACGTCAAATCACACCAGTTTGCCCGCTTCGAGGCGCGTCCATTAACACCGCGCATTGGCGCTGAGCTGCACGGGATTGATCTCAGCCAGTCACTGGATGGCGCAGCTGTGGATGAGATCCGCTCGGCGCTGCTGACCTACAAGGTGATCTTCTTCCGCGATCAGTCGATCACGCGCAGCCAGCATATCGATTTTGCCAGCAAGTTTGGGGATCTCGAAATCCATCCCGCAACGCCGAAAGATCAGGAAGACCGCGAAGTTCTGCGGATCGCCCACAATGCCCAGAACAAGGGTCAGGAGAACTTCTGGCACTCAGACGTCACATGGCGGCCGGAGCCATCACTTGGCTCGATCCTGCGCGCGATTGATCTGCCGGAAGTTGGCGGCGACACGCTCTTTTCTGACATGGTCGCAGCCTATGAGGGCTTGTCGGAAAAGATGCAGGACTTCTGCTGCGGCCTGACGGCGGTTCATGACATTGCTCGCGTCTTCGCGCGCCGTCTTGGCAAAGACCCGAAAGAGCTTCACGACAAGTTTCCGCCTCAGGAACACCCGGTGATCCGCACGCATCCTGAAACCGGTGAGCGCCTCATCTATGTGAACACAGCCTTCACCAGCCACATCAAGGGTCTGTCGAAGACTGAGAGCGACTGGCTGCTGCAACACCTGTACGCGCAAGCCTCGCTGCCGGAGTTCCAGTGCCGGTTCCGCTGGGCGCCGGGCTCGATTGCCTTCTGGGATAACCGCGCCTGTCAGCATTATGCCGCCAGCGACTATTACCCGGCGGTGCGGGTCATGGAGCGCGTCACCATCGCCGGCGACCGTCCGTATTTCGACGCCTGA
- a CDS encoding OsmC family protein, producing the protein MKRHATAHWSGSLGEGKGSIDTQSGALSDHGYSFKARFEDESGKSGTNPEELLAAAHAGCFAMQLSHFLAENGTPAEKLDAKSVVTVEQVEGGFEVKSSALQLTGNVPGIEDAKFQELAKKAKEGCPLSKALGAIEITLDAKLA; encoded by the coding sequence ATGAAACGTCATGCAACCGCTCACTGGTCCGGCTCACTTGGTGAAGGCAAAGGCTCCATCGATACGCAGAGCGGCGCGCTCAGCGATCACGGCTACTCATTCAAGGCCCGTTTCGAAGACGAGAGCGGCAAATCCGGCACCAATCCGGAAGAGCTGCTCGCAGCTGCCCATGCCGGTTGCTTTGCGATGCAGCTCTCTCACTTCCTCGCCGAAAACGGCACGCCTGCGGAGAAGCTCGACGCGAAATCCGTCGTGACGGTCGAACAGGTTGAAGGCGGCTTCGAAGTGAAGTCTTCAGCCCTTCAGCTCACCGGCAATGTGCCCGGCATTGAAGACGCGAAGTTCCAGGAACTTGCCAAGAAAGCCAAGGAAGGCTGCCCGCTTTCGAAGGCGCTCGGCGCCATCGAGATTACGCTCGACGCCAAGCTCGCCTAA
- a CDS encoding spinster family MFS transporter, with product MSDASATAEAHQGHITGFGSRGYRFYVLIALMLIYTLNFIDRTLITVVAQPIINEFGLTDGQFGFLSGPPFALFYAIMGIPIAMWADRSNRVMVIVCCIIIWSVMTALCGVAAGFIWLLIFRVGVAVGEAGCTPPANSILTDYFPVKSRANAIGIYSMGVTLGGVLAQVFGGMIAGIQGEDFGAWLGTIGLGSLFSGIDWSQVGGWRIAFIVVGAPGVVIALVLWLTIKEPPRGYTEPPSARTTEKAGIFEAFREFGAKKTFWWGSIGAALVAFVGYGLQTFQAPFLQRVYDIGVRDAAVYYGAPLAAIAAGGTFAGGFLSEKLTDRFPAVVAWLPAVGLLIAVPAYISAFFAPTIEITFGLWLLAAFCHYSYLGAQYSIGTSIVSPRSRATTIAVLLLLVSLIGNGIGPLFVGLMSDMFMNHEIASAGLTEAFKTFDPKLCAGMDPTDATGGALCDAYGNGLRKSMAATACFFLLAAACFFMAGRHFIKDRWSPVV from the coding sequence ATGAGCGACGCGAGCGCTACAGCTGAGGCCCATCAGGGGCACATTACGGGCTTCGGATCGAGAGGCTATCGCTTCTACGTTCTGATCGCCCTTATGCTGATCTACACGCTGAACTTTATCGACCGGACGCTGATCACGGTCGTAGCACAGCCAATCATCAACGAATTCGGCCTGACTGATGGCCAGTTCGGGTTCCTTTCGGGGCCACCCTTTGCCCTCTTCTACGCCATTATGGGTATCCCGATTGCGATGTGGGCTGACCGGTCCAACCGCGTGATGGTGATCGTATGCTGCATCATTATCTGGTCCGTCATGACGGCGCTCTGCGGTGTCGCTGCCGGGTTCATCTGGCTCCTCATTTTCCGTGTGGGTGTCGCCGTTGGGGAGGCTGGCTGTACGCCGCCTGCTAACTCGATCCTGACCGATTATTTCCCGGTGAAAAGTCGGGCGAATGCCATCGGTATCTATTCCATGGGTGTGACGCTGGGCGGTGTTCTGGCGCAGGTGTTCGGCGGCATGATTGCCGGCATCCAGGGTGAGGACTTCGGAGCCTGGCTTGGCACAATCGGCCTTGGCAGCCTCTTTTCCGGCATTGACTGGTCACAGGTTGGTGGCTGGCGGATTGCCTTCATCGTTGTCGGTGCACCTGGTGTGGTCATCGCCCTCGTCCTTTGGCTAACCATCAAGGAGCCGCCGCGCGGCTACACGGAACCACCGAGCGCGCGTACAACCGAGAAAGCTGGTATCTTCGAGGCTTTCCGCGAGTTTGGCGCCAAGAAAACCTTCTGGTGGGGCTCAATCGGTGCCGCTCTGGTCGCGTTTGTTGGCTATGGCCTTCAGACGTTCCAGGCGCCGTTCCTGCAACGCGTTTATGATATCGGCGTGCGCGATGCCGCCGTCTATTATGGCGCGCCGCTCGCAGCTATTGCAGCAGGGGGAACTTTCGCCGGTGGCTTCCTGTCCGAAAAACTGACGGACCGGTTCCCAGCCGTTGTCGCATGGCTTCCCGCGGTCGGTCTGCTGATCGCTGTGCCAGCCTACATCTCGGCCTTCTTCGCCCCGACAATCGAGATCACCTTCGGCCTCTGGCTGCTGGCCGCATTCTGCCACTATTCCTATCTCGGTGCGCAGTACTCGATCGGCACGTCCATTGTGAGCCCGCGGTCACGCGCGACCACAATCGCCGTCCTGCTGCTGCTCGTCAGCCTTATCGGTAACGGCATCGGACCGCTCTTCGTGGGCCTGATGTCTGACATGTTCATGAACCACGAAATTGCATCGGCCGGTCTGACCGAAGCGTTCAAGACGTTTGACCCTAAACTCTGTGCCGGGATGGACCCAACAGATGCCACCGGCGGCGCTTTGTGTGACGCGTATGGCAATGGTCTGCGCAAATCCATGGCGGCGACAGCCTGCTTCTTCCTTCTGGCAGCGGCCTGCTTCTTCATGGCCGGACGTCACTTCATCAAGGACAGGTGGTCACCAGTGGTTTAA
- the radC gene encoding RadC family protein — protein sequence MRQVEEAPLFGLANTPKPVAPKPHWQGHRDRLRTKLVERGASALEDYELLETLLFAFIPRRDVKPVSKALIARFGSLSGVLAARPADLVKVGGVGETVAAYLKATAEIGARASRETLQARTVISSWSALTDYVKKELQHEGREQFRVLFLDRKNQLIADEIMGHGTVDHAPVYPREIARRSLELQASSLILVHNHPSGDPTPSRADIDMTREIMDALDALDITVHDHLIAARSGVLSFRAQGLI from the coding sequence ATGAGACAGGTTGAAGAAGCCCCCCTCTTCGGGCTTGCGAACACACCGAAGCCCGTCGCGCCAAAGCCGCACTGGCAAGGCCATCGTGATCGTCTGCGCACCAAGCTCGTTGAGCGGGGGGCCAGCGCGCTGGAGGATTATGAGTTGCTCGAGACGCTGCTTTTTGCCTTCATTCCACGACGCGATGTCAAACCGGTTTCAAAGGCGCTGATCGCGCGGTTCGGCTCACTCAGCGGTGTGCTGGCGGCACGGCCAGCAGATCTGGTCAAAGTTGGCGGCGTCGGTGAAACCGTTGCGGCCTATCTCAAGGCAACCGCCGAGATTGGCGCGCGCGCAAGCCGTGAGACGTTGCAAGCCCGCACGGTGATCTCAAGCTGGAGCGCGCTGACAGACTACGTCAAAAAAGAGCTTCAGCATGAAGGCCGCGAGCAATTCCGCGTCCTCTTTCTCGATCGCAAGAACCAGCTCATCGCCGACGAGATCATGGGCCATGGCACGGTGGATCATGCGCCGGTCTACCCGCGTGAAATCGCCCGCCGGTCGCTGGAACTGCAAGCCTCCAGCCTGATCCTCGTGCACAATCACCCGTCCGGTGACCCAACCCCCTCACGCGCCGATATCGATATGACGCGGGAGATTATGGATGCCCTCGATGCGCTGGATATCACCGTCCACGACCATCTGATTGCGGCCCGCTCAGGGGTTCTCAGCTTCCGCGCACAAGGGCTGATCTAG
- the map gene encoding type I methionyl aminopeptidase → MTEADLIMPMRTGEIRIHDEAGFEGMRKAGRLVAECLDMLVPEVKPGVTTTHLDDLVREFVYDHGAQSATIGYRGYRHASCISLNHVICHGLPSDRPLKDGDIANIDVTVIVDGWHGDHSRMYAAGEPKRKAERLMDLTYEALMAGIAAVKPGNRFGDIGAAISKIAAKNRLSVVEDFCGHGLGQLFHDEPNVVHSARAGTGPELKPGMFFTIEPMLNLGRKDAAILPDGWTAVTRDRQLSAQYEHSVGVTEDGVEIFTTSPKGWHTPHTVEDRV, encoded by the coding sequence ATGACTGAAGCAGATCTCATTATGCCCATGCGAACGGGTGAAATCCGTATCCACGATGAGGCCGGTTTCGAAGGCATGCGCAAGGCGGGACGGCTCGTCGCCGAATGCCTCGACATGCTGGTGCCCGAAGTCAAACCGGGTGTCACGACAACACATCTCGACGATCTTGTCCGCGAGTTTGTCTATGATCATGGTGCCCAGTCGGCGACCATTGGCTATCGCGGCTATCGCCACGCCTCGTGCATTTCGCTCAACCATGTGATCTGCCATGGCTTGCCGAGTGACCGCCCGCTGAAAGATGGTGACATCGCCAATATCGACGTAACCGTGATCGTCGATGGGTGGCATGGTGACCATTCGCGGATGTACGCCGCTGGCGAACCCAAGCGCAAAGCCGAACGCCTGATGGACCTCACCTATGAAGCGCTGATGGCTGGCATCGCCGCCGTGAAGCCTGGCAACCGCTTTGGCGACATTGGCGCGGCCATCTCGAAGATCGCCGCCAAGAACCGCCTGTCTGTCGTTGAAGACTTCTGCGGCCACGGCCTTGGCCAGCTCTTCCACGACGAACCGAACGTGGTGCATTCGGCCCGCGCAGGCACCGGACCTGAGCTCAAGCCTGGCATGTTCTTCACCATCGAACCGATGCTCAATCTTGGCCGCAAGGACGCTGCCATCCTGCCCGACGGCTGGACCGCCGTGACGCGTGACCGCCAGCTGTCAGCTCAATATGAGCACTCGGTCGGCGTGACGGAGGATGGGGTTGAAATCTTCACGACCTCGCCAAAAGGCTGGCACACGCCGCACACGGTCGAAGACCGGGTCTAG
- a CDS encoding DEAD/DEAH box helicase, producing MTEQPAVAPALGQALAARGYNELTPVQTAMLDPALENEDLLVSAQTGSGKTVAFGIAMAESLLQGENRLDKAEAPLALVVAPTRELAMQVHRELEWLYAAAGAHVVSCVGGMDARDERRALARGAHIVVGTPGRLVDHINRSSLILDDIRVIVMDEADEMLDLGFRDELETILKAAPDERRTLLFSATVSKPIAKLAASFQKNAVRVNTISETDQHVDIDYRAHAVAPADTENAIINVLRFHESKNALVFCKTRANVNHLLARFHNRGLSVVALSGELSQTERTHALQALRDGRANVCVATDVAARGLDLPDLDLVIHADLPANRESLLHRSGRTGRAGRKGVSVLITPFKARRRVERLLGDAKVEATWEDAPGVEDIQRRDDERLLNHPSLSEPVSAKDAEMAKSLIDIHGAEQIAAAFVALHRAKRSAPEDLMPVPEDTGGRSGGSRDGRGPKREPRAPREPRARRDDFDDGVWITVSVGRKAGAEPRWLLPMLCKSGGLDRSQVGAIQIEETVSKVELKADSVEPFFATIGPDGRLEKSITAWREGDTPPPRGPSPASNDWSGPKPGKSAKKPHRKGGKPAPRRAEWSPEEAPARKPRPTAPADLDRAPSDKPKRAKPKKHEHRFDASANKPPKRKKPKRPKE from the coding sequence ATGACCGAACAACCCGCCGTTGCGCCCGCACTGGGCCAGGCTCTTGCCGCACGCGGATATAATGAACTCACGCCCGTCCAGACTGCCATGCTGGACCCAGCGCTGGAGAACGAGGATCTGCTCGTTTCCGCGCAAACAGGGTCCGGCAAAACAGTCGCCTTTGGCATTGCGATGGCGGAGTCGCTTCTCCAGGGCGAAAACCGCCTGGACAAGGCCGAAGCCCCCCTCGCGCTTGTCGTAGCCCCGACGCGCGAACTTGCGATGCAAGTGCACCGCGAGCTGGAATGGCTCTACGCGGCAGCAGGCGCTCACGTCGTCTCATGTGTTGGCGGTATGGATGCGCGCGATGAACGCCGCGCCCTTGCCCGCGGCGCGCACATCGTCGTCGGCACGCCTGGCCGTCTCGTCGATCACATTAATCGCTCAAGCCTCATCCTTGATGATATCCGCGTCATCGTAATGGACGAAGCCGATGAGATGCTGGACCTTGGCTTCCGCGATGAGCTTGAGACGATCCTGAAAGCTGCGCCGGACGAGCGCCGCACGCTTCTCTTCTCCGCGACCGTGTCCAAACCGATCGCCAAACTCGCCGCCAGCTTCCAGAAGAATGCGGTGCGGGTGAACACGATTTCTGAGACCGACCAGCACGTCGATATCGACTATCGCGCCCATGCCGTCGCGCCCGCCGATACCGAAAACGCGATCATCAATGTGCTGCGCTTTCACGAGTCCAAAAACGCCCTCGTCTTCTGTAAGACCCGCGCGAATGTGAACCATCTTCTGGCCCGCTTCCATAATCGCGGCCTTAGCGTCGTCGCGCTGTCGGGTGAGCTCAGCCAGACAGAGCGCACCCATGCGCTTCAGGCTCTGCGCGATGGCCGCGCCAATGTCTGTGTTGCGACCGATGTCGCCGCACGCGGGCTTGATCTTCCAGACCTTGATCTCGTCATTCATGCCGATCTGCCAGCCAACCGCGAAAGCCTGCTTCACCGCAGTGGCCGGACAGGCCGCGCGGGTCGCAAGGGCGTCAGCGTCCTGATCACCCCATTCAAGGCCCGCCGCCGTGTTGAGCGCCTGCTCGGCGATGCGAAAGTCGAAGCTACATGGGAAGACGCGCCCGGCGTCGAGGACATTCAGCGCCGCGACGATGAACGTCTGCTCAACCATCCATCCCTGTCAGAGCCGGTCAGCGCGAAAGATGCCGAGATGGCAAAATCGCTGATCGACATTCATGGCGCCGAGCAGATTGCGGCAGCCTTTGTCGCCCTGCACCGCGCCAAGCGCTCTGCGCCGGAAGACCTGATGCCGGTGCCGGAAGACACTGGCGGTCGCTCAGGCGGCAGCCGTGATGGCCGTGGCCCGAAACGGGAACCCCGCGCGCCCCGCGAACCACGTGCGCGCCGCGATGATTTCGATGATGGTGTCTGGATTACGGTTTCGGTCGGCCGCAAGGCAGGCGCTGAGCCGCGCTGGCTGCTGCCGATGCTTTGTAAATCAGGCGGTCTCGACCGTAGCCAGGTTGGCGCCATCCAGATTGAGGAGACCGTTTCCAAGGTTGAGCTCAAGGCTGATAGCGTTGAGCCGTTCTTTGCCACAATCGGGCCAGACGGCCGGCTCGAAAAGTCGATCACGGCATGGCGTGAAGGCGACACGCCGCCGCCGCGCGGCCCATCCCCTGCCAGCAATGACTGGTCCGGCCCGAAACCCGGCAAGTCTGCAAAGAAACCACATCGCAAGGGTGGCAAGCCTGCGCCGCGCCGCGCCGAATGGTCGCCTGAAGAGGCACCGGCCCGCAAACCGCGTCCAACGGCGCCAGCCGATCTTGATCGGGCCCCATCCGACAAGCCGAAACGCGCCAAGCCAAAGAAGCATGAGCATCGCTTCGATGCGTCAGCCAACAAGCCGCCAAAGCGCAAGAAGCCAAAGCGCCCGAAAGAGTAG